In Leptospira ellinghausenii, the genomic stretch ACTAACGATCATTTGAGCTCCTTATAGAATACGACAACGGCGGTTGAATAGTGGTCAGCATGGCTAATGGACACCGAACTACCCGTAAATCCTTTCTCACGGAAAAACTTCTCAGTTTTCCCATGGATGACTAGCGTTTTTTTCCCAAAATTGGTTCCCGCCAGCTCAATCTCGCGCATATCGGCAACCTCACCTGGTTCTAAGTTCAAGGCTTTGATGACCGCTTCTTTACAAGCAAACCTTCCAGCAAGAAAAGGCACGGGGTCTTTGTGTTTGTGACAGTATTCGACCTCTTCATCGGTGAATATTCGTTTCAAAAACCGATCCCCATGTTTTTGTAATAATTCTCG encodes the following:
- the acpS gene encoding holo-ACP synthase → MLSVGNDIVENERIRELLQKHGDRFLKRIFTDEEVEYCHKHKDPVPFLAGRFACKEAVIKALNLEPGEVADMREIELAGTNFGKKTLVIHGKTEKFFREKGFTGSSVSISHADHYSTAVVVFYKELK